The Desulfonatronum thiosulfatophilum genome segment AGCCATCGCGGGCGAAGCATTCATGCTTCGCCCGCTTCTCACGATCCTACTTCACGTAAATCTTCACCAGATTGGTGGCCGTGCGCTCCTGACGGGGTTTGGGCTGTCCCGCGGTGATCACCACAGCCTCGCCGGTGGCGAATTCCCGGCAGCTGTCCACGAAATATTCCGTCCTGTCCAGGTGATCCGAAAGCTGTTCCTTGACCGGGTACGGCAGCACTCCTTTGGAAAAGTTCAGAAACTGACGGACCAGGGGGTCTGTGCTCAGGGCATACAAGGGCTGCTCGGGCCGGCAGGCACTGAGATGGCGGATGGTGGCTCCGGACATGCTGTGGGCCACCAGAGCCCGGACGTTGGCCTTCTCCGCCAACAGACAGGCGGCATAGGCCAGAAACCAGGCCGGATCGCTCTGATCCCTGGGAGCAATCGGCCCCGGATTGTGCCGGGCGGCAAATTTCTCCGCTTCGTTTCCTATCTGGATCATCTGCTGCACTGTTGCCAAGGGATAATTACCAATGGCCGATTCTTCGGACAGCATCACGCAATCCGTTCCATCCAGGATGGCATTGGCCACGTCCGTGATCTCGGCCCGGGTCGGCACGGGATTCTCCACCATGGACAACAGCATCTGGGTGGCCACGATCACCGGTTTTCCCGCCTGATTGCAGGCCTTAATGATCTCTTTCTGCAGCCCGGGCAGAGAAGCCAGGGGACATTCCAGCCCCAAATCGCCCCTGGCGACCATGATCCCGTCCGCCAGCTTGAGGATTTCCTGCAGGTTCTCCACGGCGTTCAGGCGCTCCAACTTGGCGATCACCGGCACCCGGTGTCCGAGGCGTTCCATTTCGTTGATCAGAGATTCAACGTCCTGGGCATTCTGCACGAATGACAGGGCTACGACATTTACGCCCAGTTCCAGTCCATAGGCCAGGTCCTGACGGTCCTTCGGAGTGAAAGCGGGCAGCGGGCTGACCTTGCCGGGAAAGGCCACGCCTTTCTTCGACGCAAGCAAACCGGAATTGTGCGCCTTGAGCCGCACGGCATGGGCATCGATCTTCTCCGTCACGTGAAATTGCAACCCGCCGTCGCTGAGGGTTACGGTATCTCCGGCCGCGAGCACCTCCAGCATCTCCGGATGGTCCAAATCGATCCAGCGCGCATTTTCTTCTTTCAGACTGGACTCATAATCATTTTTCCTTCCGGGAAGCCCCATGATCAATTGGTCGTCCTTGTAGACATCCCAGGGCGCCTCCGGGATTTCGCCGATCCGGATCTTGGGGCCGGAAAGGTCCTGCATCAGGCTTAACGAGAGATCCAGTTCCGCTTCCAGCGCCTTGAGCCGACCGATCACCTTTTCAAAATAGGCCCGGTCCCCATGGGAGGAATTGAGCCGGAAAATCCGCACCCCCTGCTCGACCATCTTGCGCAACATATCTTCGCTGTCGATGGCCGGACCGACAGTGACCACAATTTTCGTCTTCATGGAACACCCTCCTGATTGTTACTTCCAAGGTTATTCATCCCCGTTTCCAAACAGATCGTCGATACGATCCTCAAGCTCTCGCAGCTTCTGCGCATCCGCGATGCTTTCATCCAGAACATGCACGCTCACCGTGTCGTATTGCAGGTCAACGCCAGCCGTACCGGGCAACAGACTGACCACCCACACAAAGAAAACCCGAGCCGGTTCCGATTCCAGTCTCAAGATATGAGTAATCACCACAGGCTTCAGGTCCATCCGCGGCCGCAGGGCTCTGTAGGCCACATCCAGGCCGCCCAGAAGGGATTGATGTAAAAAATACGGCCCGAAACGAATCAGGGCGCTGAAACGCCAGTTCCATGCGCCCGGAGGAATCATGCGCAGACTCAGAACCGAAGCCGACAAAATAGCAATGATCCCCAATCCGGAAAGCGGCGAACCGCCCTGGGTGAGCACCCACCAGAGCAGACCAAAGACGGCGACCCTGAAAAGCAAGGTCCGAGGGTCCATGAACCGGGAACGTTTCTCATTCCTTCCATGCGGCAAAGTCACATCATCCCCCACCATGCCAGCACCGTAAAGCCCAGCAGCAAGGCCACAAAAAGCAGGCCCACCGTATGCCAGTACAGAAGCCGTCGTTCCAGCATGTCCGGGATCGTGCGCATCCACTGGCTCTGCAGCAGTCGGTCCGACCAGGTCACCAGGTTGATCGAACCGCAGGAGGGATCGCACAGCGGACCGGCCCGCCATGCCCGGAGCACACGAACCAGGGCGCTGTCCGTCGCGGCCAGGACCAGATCGTCCAGCCCACGCCTTTCCACGCCGCCCTTGTTCAAGCGCACGAATGCCGCCGCGGCCGTCATGCCCAGCGCGATGGGCCATATACCATCCCAGATGCTCAACCAGCTTACCGTGAATGCGGCCGGGCCCTCCGGAAATGCCGTGTTCAGAAGAGGCGCCGCGATCAACAGCAACACGGCCACGGCCCCCCATGAACCCAGCATCCCGATTCCAGCGGATTTTCCGCCTTGGGCCATGGTTTCCCGAACCCGCCAGACCAGAACCGCCAGCAGGAGCATCGTTCCCACCGCGGTCACGAAAAGCATGGCCGTAAAATACCCGCTCCAGGCTTGCGGCAGATAGCCCACGCCCTCCTTCAGGGACTGCTTGACCAGGGACCCGCCGGTAAACGGCAGCCCCGCCAGAATAAGCCCGGCCAGCGTCAAGCCCGCCAGGACCACGGGCGCCTGCCGTGAGCTTCGGGCGGTGGACTTGGCCACGCCGACCCCCAGAAAAAGCGAGGCCTTGGCCAGCCCATGGACCAGGACAAAGAGCAGCAACCCGGAAATCAACGACTCGGCTTCGGAAGCGCCGGGCAACAAGGCAAAGCCGAAAGCCATGGTCATCAGCCCCATCTGGCTCACGCTGGAATAGGCCAGAATGGTTTTCGGATCATGCCGGGTCAATCCGGACGCCACGCCGTACACCGCCGCGATCAGGCCCAGCAATGCCAGGGTCATGCCCCAATGACTCAACCCCGCGCCAAGGGGAAAGAACTGCATCCAGCCCAGCAGTCCGGCCTTGATCATCACCCCGCTGAGCACGGCACTGGCCGCGGTGGGCGCTGCGGGATGGGCCAGGGGCAGCCAGATGTGCAGCCCGATGATCCCGGCCTTGATGCCGAAGCCGATGAAGACCAAGGTAAAAATCAGCCCTGCGTGATCATGGGCTGCCAGATTCGCGGAAATATCGCCGAAAAGAAGGCTCTGTCCGGCAACTCCGGCATAATATAATCCCGAGGCCAGAATCACTTCACCGATTACGGCCATGGTCAGATAGACCCGTCCGGCATACAGGGCCGTGGGAGTCCGGTCATGAATGATCAGTCCATAGGCGGCAAAGCTCATTAAGGCAAAGAAAACATAAAAGGAAGCCAGGTCCTGGGCCACGGTCAACCCCAGATTGCCGCACAGAGTCAGCAGGAAAAACAACGCGAAGCGGACTTGTTGCGAGCCGCTCCCGGCTGAGGATCCGGCAAAGACTCCGGCCGCCGTCCAGAGCAGAGCGGCGAGGAGCAGAAACACCTGTCCGTACGGACCAAAATGCAGGGACGTTCCCAGAAACAAGGCCGGTAAAAAGCCGGGGTCCATGCCGCCGCCCCAGAACGCCAATGCCAGCGCGGGCAAAGGAGCGATCCACACCCCATGGCGGGCAATCATCCCGCGAATGGGTGCAATGCCGAGCAAGAGAGCCAGGACCAACGGAAAAAGCACCGCAACGAGCCAGATCACGGCTGGTCCCCCCTGCCGACGACAATTTGCTGCGCCACGCCCAGAGGGCTCCATTCCCAACCGGCAAAAACCCCAGCTCCAAGAGACATCAGGGCCGTGATCAGGGTCGGGACAAGGAGCAGCCAGGGCGCTTCCATGCCGGCCCACGGTTTCCGGGCAGGATCTCGAACCGTTTTCACATCACCGTCCGTGCCTTCATCCGTATCCGGGGCGACAAACCAGGCCCGATGCAGGATGGGCAGAAAATAGGCGGCATTGAGCAGGCTGCTGACCACCAGAATCAGGACTACCCAGTCCTGGCCGGCCTGAATCCCGCCCTGTGCCAGGTACCACTTGCTGACAAAGCCGGCCATGGGCGGCACGCCGATCATTCCCAGGCTGGCGATGGTGAACATGGCCATGGTCAGGGGCATGGTCCGGCCCAGACCGTTCATCTGGTCGATCCGGCTGATGCCCCGGGATTCTTTAAAGATGCCGGCGCAGAAGAACAGGGTGATCTTCATGATTCCCTGGTGCACGAGATGGGCGAGTCCGCCCACCGTGGCCAGCGGCCCCGCCACCACCGCTCCCAGGGCGATGTAGGAAACCTGGCTGACCGTGGAATAGGCCAGCCGCCGTTTGAGGTCGTTCTGCATCAGGGCCCGCACGGACCCGAAAATAATCGTGGCCGCCACCACCATGGCCAAGGGGTCGAGCACCTGCAATTGGGCCGCGAAATCCTTGCCGTACACGTCCTGGACCACGCGGAGCACCCCGAAAGCGCCTGCCTTGACCACGGCCACGGCATGGAGCAGCGCGCTCACCGGCGCGGGCGCGACCATGGCCTCGGGCAGCCAGCCGTGCAGCGGAACAAAGGCGGTTTTCACCGCCAAGCCGATGATCAGCAGCACGAAAATGACCCGCAGGTGCCATGGGCCGATATGCTCCATGGCCGACAATGTGCCGCCGGAAACGAAATCCAGGGGACCGGCAAGCAGCTGCAACCAGACCACGCCGATGAACAGCAGGGCACCGGCGCTCATGGCGTACCAGAGATAGGTTCTTCCCGCTGCCAGAGCCTGGGGCGTGCCCTGGTGGACCACCAGGGGATAGGTGACCAGGGTCAGGAATTCGTAGAAAATGAAAAAAGTGATCAGGTTGCCGGCCAGGGCCACCCCGGTGGAGGCGGTCACGCAAAGGCTGAAAAAGCCGAAGAAGCGGCTCCGGTTGCGCGAGCCTTCCAGATAGCCCACGGCATAGAGGGTGGTCAGGAACCAGAGATTGCTGGACAGGGAGACAAAGGCCAGGGACAGCAGATCCACCTGAAGCAAAAAATCGAAATCCAATCCCATGGTGAAGCGAACTTCGTACACTTCTTCATGGACCAGCACCCCCCAGGCCATCACGAAGACCGCCACGACCTTCACCGTGGCGCCGGCCATGTTCAGGGTCGTGCGCCACCCAGAACGTTCCCCCGGCAGCAGGAAAATGATCAACCCGGTGAACAGGGAGCTGCACAGAACGATCAACGGCAGCCAGGAGGTCATGGTCATGGACGCCCTCCAGGAATATCCGGAAAGGCCATATCAACACCCTGAGGCAGCATGGCGATCACCTCCTCCGCCCGAAAGCCGAACAAGGCGCAGAGCACGGCCAGGGTCAGGGCGACCAGGGTCATGACCATGGGCACGGGCTTGAGATCCATGGGGCGGCTCGTGGAGGGAACGAAGGTGAAGGACAGAATCTTGAAGACGTAGGACGCGGTGAGCAGTCCGCCCAGGGCGATGACCACGACCCACCACCATTGCCCGCTGGCCAGGGAAGCCTTGAGAAGCATCCACTTGGCCACGAAGCCGGCGCTGGGCGGCAACCCCATCAGACTGACCCCGGCCACGGCCAAGGTAAAGGTGATCACCGGCAATCGACCGGCAATATCACGCATGGCCCGCAGATCGTCCGTGCCCATGGCCAGCACCAGGCAGCCCGCGGCCAGGAACAGGGCCGCCTTGGCCAGACCGTGGGAAAAGACGTGAAACATCATGCCGGTCCAGGCTATGGAAGCCCAGGCCTCGCTTCCGTGGGTCCCCCCCGGGATGAGAGCGAAAAGCAAGAACAGATATCCCAGTTGCCCCACCGTGGAATAGGCGATGAGCATTTTCAAGCTCGTCTGGCGCACGGCCTGCAGGGATCCCCAAAGCACGGCCACGGCTCCCATCAGGCCGATCAACTGGCCGGTGGCAGGAACGAGAATCTCCGGAAAAATCACGAACCAGATCCGCAGGAGCAAAAAAAAAGCTGCCTTGGTCACCATTGCCGACAAAATGGCGCTTACCGGTGCCGGTGCGCTGGAATGAGCCGGAGGCAGCCAGAAGTGAAAGGGCAGCAACGCCCCCTTGATCAGCAGACCGAAGGTCATCAGCCCGAATGCCGCAAGTACGGGCAAGGAAGGTGTCATGGTCTCGGCGAGGAGAAAGAAATCGAGGCGGCCGATCTGGGCATACAGCAGAGCCACGCCCAGCAGGTACATCAGGGAGGCGAACATGGTGGCCAGCAGGTAACGCAATCCGGCCGTCAGCGAAGCCCTGGTGCCGGAAAGCACGGTCAGCCCCACGGCCGCGATGCCGACAATCTCCAGCAGAACATAGGCGTTGAAGATGTCGGAACTGAGATAGAGACCGTTCAGCCCTCCCCAGAGCAGCAGCCATATCGGCCAGAAGTACGGCCGCATCCGTCCCTGACCATGACGTCGGTCAGGGTGATCCGGAGAGTCATGACCGAAGAAGCTCATTGCATACACCCCGACCAGCACTCCGACCATGGCCGTGAGGAGCATGAACAACGCTCCGATGCCGTCCAGATACAACCCGATGCCCAGGGGCGCGGCCCATCCTCCCAGTTCAACCCGGACGAATCCGTGTTCCCAGACACTCATCACCAGGTTGATGCACACGCCGAACACGGCCAGGGAAGCCGCCAAACCCGCCCAGGCGACGGCCCGCCCCCGAAGCAGCAGGCAAACCATCGCCCCGAGAAAAGGAGTCCAGATCGCCCAGACCAGGTGCGTCATGGCTCGTCCCCGTCCCGGTCGGAGCGCCCTGACGGTGCGTCATCCTCGGGGCGATGGATCCGCCGCACCAGGGCCAGGGCGAGGCCGGTGGCGCTGATGGCCACGACGATTCCCGTGAGCACCATGGCCTGCGGCACGGGGTCGGCGAACTTCCCCTGGTTGCGATAGGCCGTGCTGATCAACAGCAGAAACACGCCGCCGGCA includes the following:
- a CDS encoding Na+/H+ antiporter subunit E, producing MDPRTLLFRVAVFGLLWWVLTQGGSPLSGLGIIAILSASVLSLRMIPPGAWNWRFSALIRFGPYFLHQSLLGGLDVAYRALRPRMDLKPVVITHILRLESEPARVFFVWVVSLLPGTAGVDLQYDTVSVHVLDESIADAQKLRELEDRIDDLFGNGDE
- the pyk gene encoding pyruvate kinase: MKTKIVVTVGPAIDSEDMLRKMVEQGVRIFRLNSSHGDRAYFEKVIGRLKALEAELDLSLSLMQDLSGPKIRIGEIPEAPWDVYKDDQLIMGLPGRKNDYESSLKEENARWIDLDHPEMLEVLAAGDTVTLSDGGLQFHVTEKIDAHAVRLKAHNSGLLASKKGVAFPGKVSPLPAFTPKDRQDLAYGLELGVNVVALSFVQNAQDVESLINEMERLGHRVPVIAKLERLNAVENLQEILKLADGIMVARGDLGLECPLASLPGLQKEIIKACNQAGKPVIVATQMLLSMVENPVPTRAEITDVANAILDGTDCVMLSEESAIGNYPLATVQQMIQIGNEAEKFAARHNPGPIAPRDQSDPAWFLAYAACLLAEKANVRALVAHSMSGATIRHLSACRPEQPLYALSTDPLVRQFLNFSKGVLPYPVKEQLSDHLDRTEYFVDSCREFATGEAVVITAGQPKPRQERTATNLVKIYVK
- a CDS encoding complex I subunit 5 family protein is translated as MTMTSWLPLIVLCSSLFTGLIIFLLPGERSGWRTTLNMAGATVKVVAVFVMAWGVLVHEEVYEVRFTMGLDFDFLLQVDLLSLAFVSLSSNLWFLTTLYAVGYLEGSRNRSRFFGFFSLCVTASTGVALAGNLITFFIFYEFLTLVTYPLVVHQGTPQALAAGRTYLWYAMSAGALLFIGVVWLQLLAGPLDFVSGGTLSAMEHIGPWHLRVIFVLLIIGLAVKTAFVPLHGWLPEAMVAPAPVSALLHAVAVVKAGAFGVLRVVQDVYGKDFAAQLQVLDPLAMVVAATIIFGSVRALMQNDLKRRLAYSTVSQVSYIALGAVVAGPLATVGGLAHLVHQGIMKITLFFCAGIFKESRGISRIDQMNGLGRTMPLTMAMFTIASLGMIGVPPMAGFVSKWYLAQGGIQAGQDWVVLILVVSSLLNAAYFLPILHRAWFVAPDTDEGTDGDVKTVRDPARKPWAGMEAPWLLLVPTLITALMSLGAGVFAGWEWSPLGVAQQIVVGRGDQP
- a CDS encoding sodium:proton antiporter, which translates into the protein MTTFLLYSVVAVLLVGMGLYGLIVRRHLLRQIMALNVIAGGVFLLLISTAYRNQGKFADPVPQAMVLTGIVVAISATGLALALVRRIHRPEDDAPSGRSDRDGDEP
- a CDS encoding complex I subunit 5 family protein, whose translation is MTHLVWAIWTPFLGAMVCLLLRGRAVAWAGLAASLAVFGVCINLVMSVWEHGFVRVELGGWAAPLGIGLYLDGIGALFMLLTAMVGVLVGVYAMSFFGHDSPDHPDRRHGQGRMRPYFWPIWLLLWGGLNGLYLSSDIFNAYVLLEIVGIAAVGLTVLSGTRASLTAGLRYLLATMFASLMYLLGVALLYAQIGRLDFFLLAETMTPSLPVLAAFGLMTFGLLIKGALLPFHFWLPPAHSSAPAPVSAILSAMVTKAAFFLLLRIWFVIFPEILVPATGQLIGLMGAVAVLWGSLQAVRQTSLKMLIAYSTVGQLGYLFLLFALIPGGTHGSEAWASIAWTGMMFHVFSHGLAKAALFLAAGCLVLAMGTDDLRAMRDIAGRLPVITFTLAVAGVSLMGLPPSAGFVAKWMLLKASLASGQWWWVVVIALGGLLTASYVFKILSFTFVPSTSRPMDLKPVPMVMTLVALTLAVLCALFGFRAEEVIAMLPQGVDMAFPDIPGGRP
- a CDS encoding complex I subunit 5 family protein, coding for MIWLVAVLFPLVLALLLGIAPIRGMIARHGVWIAPLPALALAFWGGGMDPGFLPALFLGTSLHFGPYGQVFLLLAALLWTAAGVFAGSSAGSGSQQVRFALFFLLTLCGNLGLTVAQDLASFYVFFALMSFAAYGLIIHDRTPTALYAGRVYLTMAVIGEVILASGLYYAGVAGQSLLFGDISANLAAHDHAGLIFTLVFIGFGIKAGIIGLHIWLPLAHPAAPTAASAVLSGVMIKAGLLGWMQFFPLGAGLSHWGMTLALLGLIAAVYGVASGLTRHDPKTILAYSSVSQMGLMTMAFGFALLPGASEAESLISGLLLFVLVHGLAKASLFLGVGVAKSTARSSRQAPVVLAGLTLAGLILAGLPFTGGSLVKQSLKEGVGYLPQAWSGYFTAMLFVTAVGTMLLLAVLVWRVRETMAQGGKSAGIGMLGSWGAVAVLLLIAAPLLNTAFPEGPAAFTVSWLSIWDGIWPIALGMTAAAAFVRLNKGGVERRGLDDLVLAATDSALVRVLRAWRAGPLCDPSCGSINLVTWSDRLLQSQWMRTIPDMLERRLLYWHTVGLLFVALLLGFTVLAWWGMM